A single region of the Haladaptatus paucihalophilus DX253 genome encodes:
- a CDS encoding metal-dependent hydrolase → MNPIGHLGIVLSVFGFVVFGLVARDETRAAKIVVVTALPMGLAPDIDLRITQLAHRGLTHTIWAAFLAGGVLALVAFRFEPLALAGKGEETFYGFVTGFGGICCHLAGDVITPMGIKPLYPLLEKPHTFDLVYASNQSANLALLVFGVITFQIAVQQARIADPVPAYTLGFVHRDLGFESESGTDIET, encoded by the coding sequence ATGAACCCTATCGGTCACCTCGGAATCGTACTGTCAGTGTTCGGATTCGTCGTTTTCGGTCTCGTCGCGCGGGATGAAACACGAGCAGCGAAGATCGTAGTCGTAACCGCGCTCCCGATGGGACTCGCGCCCGATATCGACCTTCGCATCACACAACTCGCACATCGAGGGCTTACACATACCATCTGGGCCGCGTTTCTCGCGGGAGGGGTACTCGCCCTCGTCGCGTTCCGTTTTGAACCGCTCGCACTCGCCGGAAAAGGTGAAGAGACGTTTTACGGATTCGTCACCGGATTCGGTGGCATCTGTTGTCACCTCGCCGGGGATGTCATCACGCCAATGGGTATCAAACCGCTGTATCCGCTACTTGAGAAACCACACACGTTCGATCTCGTCTACGCGAGCAACCAATCAGCGAACCTCGCACTCCTCGTCTTCGGCGTAATAACGTTCCAGATAGCGGTTCAGCAAGCGCGGATTGCCGACCCGGTTCCCGCCTACACGCTGGGATTCGTTCATCGCGACTTGGGGTTCGAATCCGAATCTGGAACGGATATCGAAACGTAA
- a CDS encoding ABC transporter substrate-binding protein, with translation MLLNQSFDCYVGQHPGIDDPDELRTLLHSRFDAETGWQNPFGYANLSVDDLLTAQRKQSGNKREKTLRKLQQAIVRDQPFSVVAFPDEIRATRTDRFDGWEGYETIHSLFGYLSVRETGTRGGRGGVKPLRMTIQDSAPTVNLNPLAVEFRSDETILDLLYDSLGRRIDGRVRPWLARSWDWQTSTRAPTATVHLRDGLWWHDGAALTAEDVAFTYEFLGDTSLGSLESPVPAPRFRDAVSLVKSATALDDRTVRIRFENASRAVATKAFSTPVLPKHIWKSKHEQAEIAGFRADSTTTKALVWSNMEPVGSGPWQFSDAKMKKSLTLDRFDHHFLRRIETDTEMLDSNGDSTPAPDYIHRYAGGPAFESLRFRVVPSGAAATELVLNDEADGTATGVTAKEVRDIGRAENVQLHVDKSPSLYHVGFNARKAPFSNVRFRRAVAQLLDKKYLVDSVFNQYAEPATSPLAQHDSLAPKLRWDGTDPELPYPGKDGNLNVKNAKKAFKDAGYRYTNDGELLQR, from the coding sequence GTGCTCCTGAACCAGTCGTTCGACTGCTACGTCGGACAGCATCCCGGTATCGACGACCCGGACGAACTCCGGACGCTCCTCCACTCCCGATTCGACGCCGAAACGGGGTGGCAAAACCCGTTCGGTTACGCCAATCTCAGCGTCGATGATCTGCTCACTGCACAGCGAAAACAGAGCGGGAACAAACGGGAGAAAACGCTCCGAAAGCTACAGCAGGCGATCGTCCGCGACCAACCGTTTTCCGTCGTCGCGTTCCCCGACGAGATTCGAGCGACCAGAACGGACCGTTTCGACGGGTGGGAGGGATACGAGACGATTCACTCGCTCTTTGGGTATCTTTCCGTACGCGAGACGGGTACGAGGGGTGGCAGAGGTGGCGTCAAACCGCTCCGGATGACCATCCAAGATTCGGCTCCCACGGTGAACCTCAATCCGCTCGCGGTCGAGTTTCGAAGCGACGAAACGATACTCGATCTGCTGTATGACTCCCTCGGACGGCGGATAGATGGAAGGGTCCGCCCGTGGCTCGCCCGGTCGTGGGACTGGCAGACGTCCACAAGAGCGCCCACAGCGACGGTTCACCTCCGAGATGGACTGTGGTGGCACGACGGTGCCGCGCTCACGGCGGAAGACGTCGCATTCACCTACGAATTCCTCGGCGATACCTCGCTCGGGTCGCTCGAAAGTCCGGTTCCCGCACCGCGGTTTCGGGACGCCGTGTCGCTGGTGAAATCGGCGACGGCACTCGATGACAGGACCGTTCGAATTCGATTCGAGAACGCCAGTCGAGCGGTCGCAACGAAGGCATTTTCGACGCCGGTGCTACCGAAACACATCTGGAAGTCGAAGCACGAGCAGGCCGAAATCGCGGGATTCAGAGCCGACTCGACGACGACGAAGGCGCTCGTCTGGAGCAACATGGAACCCGTCGGAAGCGGCCCATGGCAGTTCAGCGATGCGAAGATGAAGAAGTCCCTGACGCTCGATCGGTTCGACCACCACTTCCTCCGACGTATCGAGACGGACACCGAGATGTTGGATTCGAACGGTGATTCGACGCCAGCGCCGGACTATATACACCGGTATGCGGGTGGTCCCGCGTTCGAATCGTTGCGATTCCGCGTCGTGCCCTCGGGAGCGGCGGCAACCGAACTCGTGCTAAACGACGAAGCAGACGGGACCGCGACTGGCGTGACCGCGAAAGAAGTTCGCGATATCGGTCGTGCGGAGAACGTCCAGTTACACGTTGATAAGTCGCCGTCGCTGTATCACGTCGGTTTCAATGCCCGAAAGGCGCCGTTCAGCAACGTTCGGTTCCGTCGAGCGGTGGCGCAACTACTGGACAAGAAATATCTCGTCGATAGCGTGTTCAACCAGTACGCCGAACCGGCCACGAGCCCGTTAGCCCAACACGACTCGCTCGCGCCGAAACTTCGATGGGACGGAACGGACCCGGAGCTACCGTACCCCGGAAAGGACGGAAATCTCAACGTGAAAAACGCGAAGAAGGCGTTCAAAGACGCGGGATATCGGTACACCAACGACGGAGAGTTATTGCAACGATGA
- a CDS encoding DUF7576 family protein, which translates to MSGNDGQGCFVTRDTRTVESIKAEANIKAEVNIKTEANVETCSYCGSRVETDRWHPVVADNDGTGFRIHAFCDERCRKRWRE; encoded by the coding sequence ATGAGCGGGAACGATGGACAAGGATGCTTCGTAACGCGGGACACGCGAACGGTTGAATCGATAAAAGCGGAAGCGAACATCAAAGCGGAAGTAAACATCAAAACTGAAGCGAACGTCGAAACGTGTTCCTACTGCGGTTCGAGGGTCGAGACCGACCGATGGCATCCCGTGGTCGCCGATAACGATGGAACCGGATTTCGGATTCACGCGTTCTGTGACGAGCGATGCCGAAAGCGATGGCGAGAGTAA
- a CDS encoding helix-turn-helix domain-containing protein: MVTNSDETGIKRQLYDIIAEVSLSGPDLLLSPTIKSVTDVTIETEHLTGTTPKHLFISVRGEEFETFERELQQDYTVTDPVLVETYEGRRVYRLEPISTVELIAPRCPELDARILDVESGDGGWVVRMQIPTRQALVSFREYCLENDVTFRVNQLGNATDHEETDVVGLTEKQKQLLRMAFECGYYEIPRRISQNELAHELDISTSAISQRLRRDTEQLIGSALAVKKKDN; the protein is encoded by the coding sequence ATGGTGACGAACAGCGACGAAACGGGCATCAAACGGCAACTGTATGATATTATCGCCGAAGTATCTCTCTCAGGTCCGGACCTGCTTCTTTCTCCTACTATCAAATCCGTCACCGACGTCACCATCGAAACCGAACACCTGACCGGAACGACGCCGAAGCACCTCTTCATCTCGGTCCGCGGTGAAGAGTTCGAGACGTTCGAGCGAGAACTACAGCAAGACTACACGGTCACCGACCCGGTGTTAGTCGAAACGTACGAAGGTCGTCGCGTGTACCGACTCGAACCGATTTCTACCGTCGAGCTCATCGCGCCACGATGTCCCGAACTCGACGCGCGGATTCTCGACGTGGAGAGCGGTGATGGCGGCTGGGTCGTCCGAATGCAGATACCGACTCGACAAGCGCTCGTTTCGTTCCGGGAATATTGCCTGGAAAACGACGTAACGTTTCGCGTCAACCAACTCGGGAACGCGACGGATCACGAGGAGACGGACGTCGTGGGGCTGACTGAAAAACAAAAGCAACTACTTCGGATGGCCTTCGAGTGCGGGTACTACGAGATTCCACGTCGAATCTCACAGAACGAACTCGCGCACGAACTCGACATTTCCACGTCGGCGATTTCGCAGCGACTCCGAAGGGATACGGAGCAACTCATCGGGAGCGCGTTGGCAGTCAAGAAGAAAGACAACTGA
- a CDS encoding orc1/cdc6 family replication initiation protein, with amino-acid sequence MSDADSDELFSREDLIFAKKELLEINHLPTHGRIVGRDDEISALANALNPALFNQSPSNVLLYGKTGTGKSLCAKHVSRRLVDEADEEGVTVGVAYVDCAQDSTETQAVQTIASTTNTPDTDISIPDKGISTSTYYKRLWRILDDLYDVVVIILDEIDKLENDDILMQLSRAGEAGKLHNCKLGVIGISNKIKYKDRMDERVKSSLCEREFVFPPYDANQLRAIMEARSDAFKQGVLEPGTIPLAAAQAAQEHGDARKAIDILRYAGELAQAENAERVREEYVKKARERAENDRFRELIRGATPHSKYALQALAILSLDNPDVDAFRTSRVYEVYEQVCRQMDSDPLSTRRVRDLLREQAFLDVIEQARQSGGSAEGSYTEHRLLEDPEVVKKVLVTEE; translated from the coding sequence ATGAGCGATGCCGACTCGGACGAACTCTTCTCTCGGGAGGACCTCATCTTCGCGAAAAAGGAACTCCTCGAAATAAACCATCTTCCGACTCACGGTCGAATCGTCGGTCGAGATGACGAAATCTCTGCTCTCGCAAACGCTCTGAATCCCGCGTTGTTCAACCAGTCCCCGAGCAACGTCTTGTTGTATGGAAAGACGGGAACCGGGAAATCACTCTGTGCAAAACACGTCTCTCGTCGCCTCGTCGATGAAGCGGACGAGGAAGGAGTCACCGTCGGCGTCGCCTACGTGGACTGCGCTCAAGATAGCACCGAGACACAGGCCGTCCAGACGATTGCGAGTACGACCAACACTCCGGACACGGACATCTCGATTCCCGATAAGGGTATCTCTACCTCGACATACTACAAGCGCCTGTGGCGAATCCTCGACGACCTGTACGATGTGGTCGTGATAATCCTCGACGAAATCGACAAGCTGGAGAACGACGACATCCTGATGCAACTCTCGCGTGCGGGCGAAGCGGGAAAACTCCACAACTGCAAACTCGGCGTCATCGGTATCAGTAACAAGATCAAGTACAAGGATCGGATGGACGAGCGCGTCAAATCGAGCCTCTGTGAGCGCGAATTCGTCTTTCCGCCGTACGACGCAAATCAACTGCGAGCCATCATGGAGGCTCGTAGCGACGCGTTCAAACAGGGGGTTTTGGAACCGGGGACGATTCCGCTCGCGGCTGCACAGGCCGCACAGGAACACGGGGACGCTCGCAAGGCGATCGACATCCTCCGATACGCGGGCGAACTTGCACAGGCAGAAAACGCCGAACGGGTCCGAGAGGAGTACGTGAAGAAGGCCCGCGAACGCGCGGAAAACGACCGATTTCGCGAGCTCATCCGCGGCGCGACGCCACACTCGAAATACGCGCTGCAGGCGCTTGCAATTCTTTCACTGGATAACCCCGACGTGGACGCGTTCCGAACGAGTCGGGTGTACGAAGTGTACGAACAGGTCTGCCGACAGATGGACAGCGACCCGCTTTCGACCCGCCGGGTTCGGGACCTACTCCGCGAACAGGCGTTCCTCGACGTTATCGAACAGGCACGTCAAAGCGGCGGGAGTGCGGAGGGTAGCTACACCGAACACAGACTTCTCGAAGATCCGGAAGTGGTGAAAAAGGTTCTCGTTACCGAGGAGTGA
- a CDS encoding phosphatase PAP2 family protein: MSLAEITGFVLVGEMLMLGVATTVVVGRTGLMRAREQFRDRLFEVYPHIGLLLGVLVVNKVAREFGPELSWIIGWNITSRIYAIEGNFVGTVQSVARPELTTYFSFMYIYGYVFILVFPFVAYFALADSKPLKKAAVAFAVNYGLGLVCYILFISYGPRNLIPDVVHPLLYSTYPESQILTGQVNANTNVFPSLHTSLSVSSALLAYQTRDSYPRWTLIAIPMAASIIVATMYLGIHWATDVCAGSVLGVGSVLIADRYVSDDSPE; the protein is encoded by the coding sequence GTGAGCTTAGCCGAAATCACCGGTTTCGTGCTCGTCGGGGAGATGCTGATGCTCGGCGTTGCGACGACGGTTGTGGTCGGACGGACGGGACTCATGCGCGCGCGAGAACAGTTTCGAGACCGACTGTTCGAGGTGTATCCACACATCGGCCTCTTGCTCGGTGTTCTCGTGGTGAACAAGGTCGCTCGCGAGTTCGGTCCCGAACTGTCGTGGATCATCGGTTGGAATATCACTAGTCGGATTTACGCAATCGAGGGCAACTTCGTCGGAACGGTCCAATCGGTCGCACGACCGGAGCTGACGACGTACTTCTCGTTCATGTACATCTACGGGTACGTGTTCATCCTCGTGTTTCCGTTCGTCGCCTACTTCGCGCTCGCGGACAGTAAGCCGTTGAAGAAGGCGGCGGTCGCGTTCGCGGTGAACTACGGTCTCGGGCTCGTCTGCTACATCCTGTTCATTTCCTATGGCCCGCGGAACCTGATACCGGACGTCGTTCATCCGCTGCTCTACTCGACGTATCCCGAATCACAGATACTGACCGGACAGGTGAACGCGAACACGAACGTCTTTCCCTCCCTCCATACGTCGCTGTCTGTCAGTTCCGCCCTGTTGGCGTACCAAACCCGGGACTCGTATCCCCGATGGACGCTCATTGCGATTCCCATGGCGGCGAGTATCATCGTCGCCACGATGTATCTCGGAATCCATTGGGCGACGGACGTCTGTGCGGGCAGTGTTCTCGGAGTTGGAAGTGTCCTCATCGCGGACCGCTACGTTTCGGACGATTCCCCGGAGTAG